TCCGCGTCCCCATGAAGATTGCCCACGAGCGCACTGTAGGGCCCAGCCTGGGTCAGGAAGCCATCCGTCAAGGCACGCTGGCGGCGATCATCGGCATCGCCACGGCGCTCGTCTTCATGACCTACTACTACAACGTCTGCGGGACGTTTGCGGCAATCGCGTTGGTGCTGAACGCGCTGATGATCCTCGCGTCGCTGGCGCTGCTGGGGGCGACACTGACGCTGCCGGGCTTGGCGGGTCTCGTGCTCACGATGGGCATGGCGGTTGACGCCAACGTGCTCATCAACGAACGCATCAAGGAGGAGCTCCGAGCCGGCAAGTCGGTGTCCGCATCGATCAACGCGGGGTACGGGCGCGTCTTCTGGACGATCTTCGACTCGAACGTGACCACCGTCCTGACAGCCATCGTCCTGATCCAGTTCGGGACCGGTTCGGTGCGCGGCTTCGGCGTGACTCTCACCATCGGCATCGTGACGAGCATGTTCACGGCGCTCTTCGTGACGCGCGAGATGTTCCGAGCGTTCGAGGTCAAGCGGAAGTCGATCCCGATTTACCCGCTGTTCGGATTCAAGAAGAGCTAGGGAAAGGCGCACCTGTGACCGGTACGATCAACTTCCTGGGCGTGCGTCGGGCTGCGATGACCGTGTCGTTGGCGGTGATTCTGGGCGGCGTCGCGTCGCTGGTCGTCAAGGGGGGCCCAAACCTCGGTATCGACTTCCGAGGCGGGGCGCATATCGTCGCGAAGTTCAGCGAGCCCGTCACGCCGTCCGATGTCGCGTCGACGTTGCAGAACGCCGCGATCGCGCGACCGAAGATCGTGGTCGCGCCCGGCAACGAGGTGCTGATCGATACGGTGGTCGAAGAAGCCGGGACGGGGCAGAAGATCGTCCAGGCGCTTCAGGGCGCACACGCGATCGAGGACATCAGCATCACGGAAGTCGGCGCAAACGTGGGACGGGACCTGCGGCGCATCGGGATCCTCGCTACGATCCTGTCGCTGGGGCTGATGCTGGTTTACATCTCGCTCCGGTTCCAGTGGCGCTTCGCCGTCGGGGCGGTCGTCGCGACCGCGCACGATGTCGCCATCACGGTCGGGCTCTTCTCGGTGCTGAACCTCGAGATCAACCTGCCCACGCTCGCGGCGTTCCTGACGGTCGTGGGCTACTCCGTGAACGATACGATCGTCATCTTCGACCGGATCCGCGAGAACCAGCGAATCCTGCGCGGCGTGCGGCTCGAGGACGTGATGAACTCGAGCATCACGCAGACGCTGAGCCGGACGCTGTTGACGTCGTTGCTCACGCTGTTCGTGGTCGTGGTCATCTTCCTCGAATCGGGGCCCGGAGAGCTGCGAACCTTCTCGCTCGCGCTCATCTTCGGGATCATCATCGGAACGTTCTCCTCGATCTACATCGCCAGTCCGGTCGTCCTCATGCTTCAGCCGAAGACGTCGCTGGCAGACTAGCCGAGCTTCGTCGTGACCGCATGGGTCCTGTTTGGCGCGGGGATCGCCGTCGGCGTCGTGCTCGCCGTTGCGGCGGCACGCTGGATGCGGCGTACTGCGACCGCAACTGGCTCGGACCCCGCGCCGCCGCCCATGGAACGGATCGCGCGAGGTCTCGCCCACGAGATCCGCAACCCCCTCAACAGTATGAGCATCACGCTGCAGTTGCTTGAGGAGGACCTGTCCGGCGATGAGCCGCCGGACTGCGAAGGCATTCGTCGCCAGGTGACCCGAGTACGGGGCGAGATCCAGCGTCTGGAGGTCATCCTCAGCGACTTCCTCCGATACGCGCGCCAATCGCACGCCGAGCTCGAACCGGTGCAGATCGGGAGCGTTCTTCACGAGGTGCTCGACTTCGTCGAGCCTGAAGCCGATCGTCTCGGCGTCGAGATCGTGCGGGAGATCGACTCGACGCAGCCGCAGATGGCGGACCCGCTGCTCCTCAAGCAGGCATTCCTCAACCTCGTCCTCAACGCGTTTCAGGTGATGGGCGACGGCGGGACGCTCACGGTGCGCGGGGAGCAGTCCGTGCACGGCGTCGATGTCGTCGTACGAGATACCGGCGGGGGGATCGCAGACGAGGCGCGCGCGAGGATCTTCGAGCCGTTCTTCTCGACGAAGAAGGAGGGCACGGGGCTGGGTCTCGCGGTGGTGAAGCAGGTGTCAGACCTGCACGGCGCGCGGATCGACGTCAAGAGCCAACCGGGTCAAGGTACGACCTTCACGCTGCACTTCCCGAGTCGTCCCGGCACGGGTGGAGGAAGCCATGACTGAGCCGATCGTCATGATTGTCGATGACGATGACACGGAACTCGATGCGATGCGCCGCATCTTCCGCAACGAGGGATACCGGATCCTCGCCGCCGAGAACGGCGATCAGGCGCTCCGACTGCTCGAGGAGAATGACGTCGCCGCGCTGCTGACCGACCTGAAGATGCCCGGCATGGACGGTCAGGAGCTTCTCCGACGAGCGAAGGAGCGTTGTCCTGACGTGCAGGTCATCGTCATCACTGGGTACGGGACCATCGCTGGCGCGGTCGAGGCGGTTCAGGCTGGGGCGGTGGATTTCCTGGAGAAGCCGCTCAACATCGCGGCGACGCGCCTTCGTGTCCGAAAGGCGGTCGAACGCCATGACCTGGTGCGCCGGAACTCCGCGCTACGCGAACAAGTGGATGACCTCTACGCGCCGGAGAACATGATCGGGCGGTCGCCCAAGATGCAGGAGGTGTACCGGAAGCTGCGCCGCGTCGCGCCGACTTCTGCGACGGTCCTCATCCTGGGCGAAAGCGGCACGGGGAAGGAGCTCGTCGCGCGGGCGATCCACGCGCTGAGCCCCCGCAAGGACCGGCGGTTCCTGCCGTTCAACTGCGCGGCGGTGACGCGGGAGCTCGTCGAGAGCGAGTTGTTCGGCTACAACCGTGGGGCGTTCACGGGAGCCTCCCGCGACAAGCCGGGGTACTTCGAGGAAGCCAACGGCGGCACGCTGCTGCTCGACGAGATCGGCGAGATGACGCTCGAGGCGCAGGCGAAGCTGCTGCGCGTGCTCGAGGAACGCGAGATCATGCGCGTCGGCGCGACGAAGGCGACCCCCATCGATGTGCGGATCGTCGCGGCGACGAACCGCAACCTGCGCGAAGCCGTTCAGGACGGCTCCTTCCGCGAGGACCTCTATCACCGGCTGGTCGTGTTCCCCATCGAACTGCCGCCCTTGCGCGAGCGGCGCGAGGACATCCCCGTCCTTGCAGAGCATTTCCTCAAGCAGGCGACGCAGGAGTACGGGTCGGGACCCATGCGGTGGGATGCCGATGCCTTGCGGCAGCTCCAAGCCTACCGATGGGAAGGGAACGTGCGCGAGCTGCGGAACCTGGTGTTCCAACTCGTCTTGACTGTCGAGGGTGACACGATTCGGAGTTCCGACCTGCCCGCCAACGTCGCCATCGGAGACAAGCCGGACGGCGAGTTGTTCCGCGTCGGCGCGTCGATGGATGACCTGGAGCGCGAGGCGATCCTGCGGACGCTTGAGGCAACAGGCGGGAACAAGACGCAGGCAGCCAAGATGCTGGGAATGGCGCTCCGCACCCTCTATCGCAGGCTGGAGAGCTACGGCATCGCGACCTCTGACGCCGACTCGGGCTCGGAGTAGGGGCGGGC
This Candidatus Poribacteria bacterium DNA region includes the following protein-coding sequences:
- the secF gene encoding protein translocase subunit SecF, whose protein sequence is MTGTINFLGVRRAAMTVSLAVILGGVASLVVKGGPNLGIDFRGGAHIVAKFSEPVTPSDVASTLQNAAIARPKIVVAPGNEVLIDTVVEEAGTGQKIVQALQGAHAIEDISITEVGANVGRDLRRIGILATILSLGLMLVYISLRFQWRFAVGAVVATAHDVAITVGLFSVLNLEINLPTLAAFLTVVGYSVNDTIVIFDRIRENQRILRGVRLEDVMNSSITQTLSRTLLTSLLTLFVVVVIFLESGPGELRTFSLALIFGIIIGTFSSIYIASPVVLMLQPKTSLAD
- a CDS encoding sigma-54-dependent Fis family transcriptional regulator, which translates into the protein MTEPIVMIVDDDDTELDAMRRIFRNEGYRILAAENGDQALRLLEENDVAALLTDLKMPGMDGQELLRRAKERCPDVQVIVITGYGTIAGAVEAVQAGAVDFLEKPLNIAATRLRVRKAVERHDLVRRNSALREQVDDLYAPENMIGRSPKMQEVYRKLRRVAPTSATVLILGESGTGKELVARAIHALSPRKDRRFLPFNCAAVTRELVESELFGYNRGAFTGASRDKPGYFEEANGGTLLLDEIGEMTLEAQAKLLRVLEEREIMRVGATKATPIDVRIVAATNRNLREAVQDGSFREDLYHRLVVFPIELPPLRERREDIPVLAEHFLKQATQEYGSGPMRWDADALRQLQAYRWEGNVRELRNLVFQLVLTVEGDTIRSSDLPANVAIGDKPDGELFRVGASMDDLEREAILRTLEATGGNKTQAAKMLGMALRTLYRRLESYGIATSDADSGSE
- a CDS encoding sensor histidine kinase, which produces MTAWVLFGAGIAVGVVLAVAAARWMRRTATATGSDPAPPPMERIARGLAHEIRNPLNSMSITLQLLEEDLSGDEPPDCEGIRRQVTRVRGEIQRLEVILSDFLRYARQSHAELEPVQIGSVLHEVLDFVEPEADRLGVEIVREIDSTQPQMADPLLLKQAFLNLVLNAFQVMGDGGTLTVRGEQSVHGVDVVVRDTGGGIADEARARIFEPFFSTKKEGTGLGLAVVKQVSDLHGARIDVKSQPGQGTTFTLHFPSRPGTGGGSHD